The Candidatus Zixiibacteriota bacterium DNA window GAACTCGAAGCAAAAATGAGCGGTGTTGTTTCTCGTGATACTACCGAAACCAAACCGAAAAAGCAGCCGATTTTTTAAATTGATTTAAGTTTATTGAGATACAGTCTCGCTTTTTCAATAAGTGGCGAGGCTGGATAATCGGTTACTATTTTTTCAAGCAGTTCATCGGTTTTTTCGGGCTGCAGTTTTCTATCTCTATATATCTCAGCCAAATTAAATAACGATCTGTCGGTGTATAGCCCCTCAGGATAAGAGTAATTGTAATCTTCGTAAGCGCTGATTGCCTTATCCCATAAGCAAGTTTCAGAATAGTAACATGCTAGATTAAACAATATATATTCATAAGCCGGAGATTGAGTAAACGATATTGCCTGCTCCATAACCGCAATTGCGCTGTCTGCCTTTTGAGAATAATAATAGCGGCTGGCATCGGCGATTAAATACAATACGGTATCATTCTCGGCATCAGCGATTAATGACTGTCGGTCAAGGCAATCATTAACGAAAAAGCCTGTGGGATATTCCATCACAAGGCTTATGTATCCCGCTTTGGCCTTTTTGAAATCATAGGCATAAAAATTGATTTCAGCTTGAAGGAATATGGCTTTCTCAACAAGGTAATCGCAGCCTTTTGACTTTTGAATTGAATTTAATAAAACGGAAGCCTCCTCATAATTGCCCATCATTATTTTAACCTCGGCCAATTTCATCATAGCTTTGTAGGTATAAAGAGATGGACGATTATTGTTGGCGATACCGGCAAATAGTTTCTCGGCAGATTCAAGGTTGTGAAGCCTGTTGACATAAATATCGCCAGCGGTTAAAGTCGCTTCCAGTTTTAAATTATAATCATTAGGATTATCCCGAACCTCATCTAAAATCTCAAGAGCTTGTTGATACAACCCCAGTTTATCAAGGCTCCGGGCTTTAATAAACTTGATTTTCACCTGTTCTTTTCCCTTGATGCTTTCGATATAATAATCGGCTGCTGATATAGCCATATCGAATTCGCTATTGTCATAACACAATGAAGCAAAGCTAAAGATAAATCTGCCCTGCGAATTGGACAATTTATCGGCATATTTGTAGTTTTCAAAAGCGGCTGTCAGGTTTTTAGCCAGACGATTAATATCTCCAAGCATAACATACAAATTGGGGTTAGTCGGGTCATTTTTTATTGCGCTGGTAATCAATATTGTAACCTCTTCAGAGCTGTTGGATAACGAGTCGCTTGAGCATTTCGTGATAACATCGATAATCTGATTGGAAATTTTGCCCGTATTTTTTGGATTATGCTTTAGAAGGTTAAGAAATTCGGCTACTGCTCCTTTGTAATCGCACTGAGAAATAAAAATGTCCGATAATTCCCGCGAAAACAGCTCAGGTTGTCCAAGCGCAATCCTGGCGCGGCGATAAACAGACACTGCCTCATCATAAAAACCATAACCGAGATAATAACTGGCAAGATAGACATAATGTGATTTAGAACTGCCGGCTAATTCGAAAGCATGTTCCCACGTTGAATCGGCTAACCTAAGGCTGTCGGTAAGGAAATAAACCTCGCCAAGCTGGCAGACTAAATAAAAGCTATCAGGTGAAGCCTCAAGTTCTTCTAATACTAACGATTTTAAAGCGGGATAATCTTTCATGCCGCGGTAGGCGTTTTTAATCTCTTTGGCAATCGAGGGAATATTTCCATAAGTGTTGCTTAGCGATTTTAGCAGAGTTATAGCTTTCTCAAAATTGCCAACCTTAATCAAACTTTTAGCTGTTTTAAGATTGCGTTTAAAATATCTATCGGTAGCGGCAATATCCTTTTCTTCACTTTTGGATTTAACGCTAATTTGTGCTTCAGCAACTAACGGCATTATGAAAAATGATAATGCTGTAAGAACCGTAAAAAGAATATATCGTTTATTCAATTGCGCTATCCTTTGTTAAGGCTTTAAAGTATTCTTTGATTTGCCGTTCGTAACGTTTTGGGTATTTTTCAGTCAGCGCCTTTTTGATATCCTCAGCCAGCTTTTCGTTGTTCATATTGCCGAAATTCAGAGCCTCGGGACCTCGTCTGATAATATCATCGGCGGTTCGCGCTTGTCTCTTGCGCGAATGGTCGCGTCGATGGACAGATTTTTGGGCATCCAATAGTCGCGATAAAATTCGTTCCTGACGCTTTATAGTGTTCCTATTAAGGTTTTGATTTTGCAGATCTTGGGACACTTTTTTCATTTCTTCGCCAAGCTGGTCAATCCGTCCGAGAATATTGCCGCTGCTGCCGAGTTCTTCAGTCAATTCCTGAAGTCCTTTACGGATAGCTTCCTGCTGGGCGGCTAATCTTTGCATGCCCTGCTTTTGTGCCATACTCAACATCTGTCCTGGCATCGGCATCATCATTTGCGACTGCTGATTTATATTCATCTGCTGCTTTCCCATCTGGTTAAGCTTCTGCATTAGCGACTGCATTCCCGAGCAGCTCGAGGATTGACATTGGCTGACTTCATCCAATGCTTTCATTAAAACAGAGACCGATTGATTAAGAGCAGACATCGCCTCAACCTGATTATTCTCAGCTTTGCCCGGATGACGGCTATTAAGCTTATCGATAGCTTCCTGCATGCTTGTCAGCGCCGCTCCCAATCTTTCCATCACAGCGAAATTAACAAAAAGCGTTTCTTTAGTAATATCAGAAACATTCTGTGCCACTCTATCGGCTGCCGTTTCGATATCTTTCTGCTGGCTGGCGGCCTCACGGCGTCCTTCCAAGCGCTTAATATCTTCTTTTGTCGAATTGATTACATCTTCTTGATTATGCGATAAATAGAGAATATCAGCGATAGCTTTTTTTATCATGCCGGTAATCATCTGCTGCTGCTGAGACTGCATCTGCTCCATCATCTGCTGAAACATCTGAGCCAGTTCATTGAAATCCTGCTGAAGTTGGCCGCCTTTTTTACAGGCATTCTTACTGCTGCACATGCCCAGGCTTTGCATCATCTCCGACATCTTCTTGCTCAATTCGGGCGAGTTAACTTGTTGGTCGGCTTTTTCCATATCCTGTTTGGGAATCATATCAAGCTGGTCATTCAATTGTTTGGCTTGCTCGAATTGTTCTTTCAGATTTTCCAATCCTTGTTCCTGCTGTTTTTGCTGGCTTTGACATTTCGAGACATCATCTTTTTTCTGGCATTGGCTTAGCTTATCGTTGATTTGCTCTTGCTGTTGGGCGAGTTTTTCCGATAGCTTGGCTAACATATCAATTTTTTGTTCAAGTTGATATTTCTTTAGAAGCGCCAGCATTCTATCGAGGTTTTCATTTGTTTGCTCGACAGACATCTCGAAGTTTTTCATAGCCTCTTTTAGCAATTCCGGATCCATTTTTTGCAGAGCTTCCTGAAGTTTTTTCATAGCTTCTTTCAGTTCGGGTGTGGCAACCTCTTCCATCAGATTGCGAAGCTCTTCCATTTTATCCAGCATTTCCATCGTTGCCATTTCGTTTTTTTCAAACTTTTCAATCGCATCATCTATTTGTTCTGCCATCTGTTCAAGCTTTTCGGCTATATCTTTTTGACGGTCTATTGTATGTTGAATTTGCTGTTTTTTCTCCCAATCGACTTCGGAAAGCTTGAGCATCTCGCGGGATAATTGTTCCAGTTCTTTTTTTAGCTCTTTCTGATTGGCGACTGTTTCCTCAAAATCGACAAATATCTCCTCTTGCTGGCCGGTAATATCAGCCATGATTTCATCGATGCTGGGCAGTCTGGCGCTGTATGTTTTGCTAACTGAAGATTTGGGGCCGGAAATTATATCGTTGTCGAATAATTCTAAATAATAATAAACAAGGTCGCCGGGCAAAAGGTAGAGTTTTTCGATAAACCAGTTGTATGTAAACAAAGCCTCATTTAAATTACCAAAAGATTCTTTCAAAACCTCGCGCTTTTTGCTCGATTCCCTGCCTTCGGAAAACGTCCAGTATACTAACTCAAGTTTCGTAAAACCGAAATCATCATAAAGGGCGGCATCAATTGGCAGTGTCATGCTCTCATCAAGGTCAACATCCACAGCCGGGAATGTAATCTGAACCTGCGGCGGATAATCATCCAAACAGACCAGATCAAATTTGATGGGGTCGCGGTTATTCAAGCCGGAGGAATCGGTGATTTCAATATGGTAGCTGCCGCTTTTATTCAAAGCAAACTTCCCGCTAAGCTGTTTCCCGTCCACTGTCATCTTTTTACGTTTGTTGGAATTGAATACCATATCTGCGGTTTGGGCAGGTTTATTCATTTTTCCCTTAAACATAACGCGTGTGCCCTTAAGCGCAGTAACAGAGCCATCGTTATTTGGCAATGTTTCGGTTTGAAGGCGGGTATAGTCGGGGTAGTCGAGAGTAATAGAAACATCAACAAGGTTGGGCGGGTCTATGACGGTGATTTTTCCAATTGATGACTCAACATTTTTCGCCCGCGCATAGTATTCAATATCCCGCTTAACCTTTTTAAAAGTATATGTAAAAACGCTGTCTCCATAAATTACATCGCCAGTGTCATCGGTTTGTCTTTCAGCGGGGATAGCAATCCATTTGCCGTCATCGAATTTGAAATTAAAATCGACTCGCCTGGTTTTCTCGCCGGCGGCGATGATTTTTATGGCAACATCATCATTTTTAATCGCCGTATAAGATAAAGGCTTGAGTATTAACTGCAGATTGGTTGGCTTGGGAATATCGGCGAAAGGATGACTGTACAGCAGGCCGACATTAGAAATTGTCCGGCTTGAAACAGCAAAGGCAAAGACAACAGCTAATACTGACAGCGCCAGCCGCTTGTAAGGAATTGTTTTTTTTTGGACGGCCGCATTAAAATCGAGGTCTTTGATTTCCTCGCCTGTTTCTTCAATAGTTTTTTCGATTAGTTCTATTGAGTAATTTTCTTTATTGACTTTAAGTTTGTCGTAAAGCTCAAGTGAGGCAATAAGTCGGGATTGCAGTTTGCCGTAATGTTTTTCCAACCTTAGAGCTATTTTTGATAGCGGCAGTTTTTTAATCAGCGGTTTTAAAACATATAGCCCGATAAGAGATAATGCGCCAGCGATTCCTATTATTAGTAGAATGACTCGAAGCGCCGGGTCGGGCCAGAAAAGGCCTGTAATTATCCATAGGATAAAAACAAAACCGCTTAAAAATGCCAATAAATCAGCCAGACCCTCAAATGCCTGCCATCGACTTATGGAATTTTGCGTGTCGGAAAGCCGCTCGATAATTGATTTGTAATTATTTTCACTCATAATTTAATGTGTCATGGCGTATGTTACAATGTTGGCGCCCATTTTCAATGATGCCTGATGTTTTTCCGGGGGATCTTTATGAACCTCGTAATCCTCCCAGCCATCGCCGATATCGCTTTCATAAGCGAAAAATACAACCAGTTCCTCATCCCAGAATATGCCGAAACCTTGCGGCGGTTTATTATCATGCTCATGGATTTTTGGCAAACCGTTGGGGAATTCATACAAACAGTGATAAATCTCATGGCTAAACGGCAGTTCGACAAGTTCTTTCTCCGGGAAAACCCGTTTCATTTCACGTTTGAAAGCGGGCGCTAAACTATAACTGTCATTAGCGAAAAGGAAACCGCCCGAAATTAAATACTCCCGCAAGGCGGATACTTCTTGTTCTGTCAATTTGATATTGCCGTGCCCCGTTAAATACAAAAAGGGGTAATTGTAAAGCTCTGGGTCGGCGGCTTTAATATTGACTTCTTCATCGACTACGGCAACATTAGTGTTTTCGGCTAAAAACTTATGAAGGTTGGATATTCCCGACCGTCCGCAATACCAATCGCCGCCGCCGCTAAATTGCAAGCGGGCAACGGTAAAAGCCGAATGATTTGATTCGACAGTATTAAATTGACTCATCCCGACACCAGTCAGGATTAGCGCAATCAACATTATCAGAAAAGACTTTTTCATTACTTTATATTTACGTCCCAGAAGTTCAAAGGTTTACCGGGCTTAGTAAAATTATTAAGCCGTTTTCAATATATGTATTACATAATATATGTCAATAGTTTTAGAGTTGATGTCTCCCCAAAAAGCTAAATAATACCCCTATTCAGATTATATAACGCTTGGAGTTTGAATATTTAATCATGCAGCCTTTCCGAACTTGTTGAAATTGATAGTATTATGAGGATATATTA harbors:
- a CDS encoding tetratricopeptide repeat protein, producing MNKRYILFTVLTALSFFIMPLVAEAQISVKSKSEEKDIAATDRYFKRNLKTAKSLIKVGNFEKAITLLKSLSNTYGNIPSIAKEIKNAYRGMKDYPALKSLVLEELEASPDSFYLVCQLGEVYFLTDSLRLADSTWEHAFELAGSSKSHYVYLASYYLGYGFYDEAVSVYRRARIALGQPELFSRELSDIFISQCDYKGAVAEFLNLLKHNPKNTGKISNQIIDVITKCSSDSLSNSSEEVTILITSAIKNDPTNPNLYVMLGDINRLAKNLTAAFENYKYADKLSNSQGRFIFSFASLCYDNSEFDMAISAADYYIESIKGKEQVKIKFIKARSLDKLGLYQQALEILDEVRDNPNDYNLKLEATLTAGDIYVNRLHNLESAEKLFAGIANNNRPSLYTYKAMMKLAEVKIMMGNYEEASVLLNSIQKSKGCDYLVEKAIFLQAEINFYAYDFKKAKAGYISLVMEYPTGFFVNDCLDRQSLIADAENDTVLYLIADASRYYYSQKADSAIAVMEQAISFTQSPAYEYILFNLACYYSETCLWDKAISAYEDYNYSYPEGLYTDRSLFNLAEIYRDRKLQPEKTDELLEKIVTDYPASPLIEKARLYLNKLKSI
- a CDS encoding DUF4159 domain-containing protein, with the protein product MKKSFLIMLIALILTGVGMSQFNTVESNHSAFTVARLQFSGGGDWYCGRSGISNLHKFLAENTNVAVVDEEVNIKAADPELYNYPFLYLTGHGNIKLTEQEVSALREYLISGGFLFANDSYSLAPAFKREMKRVFPEKELVELPFSHEIYHCLYEFPNGLPKIHEHDNKPPQGFGIFWDEELVVFFAYESDIGDGWEDYEVHKDPPEKHQASLKMGANIVTYAMTH